Within Pedosphaera parvula Ellin514, the genomic segment TGCCACTGGGTTGCCATTAAGATCCACCGCTTGCAACATCGCCGGAAAAGAATTTCCTACCTGTGCCGATGCCGGCAGCGGAGCCCATGAAAAATGGTCTAGCGTGGTTTGGCCAAGGACCACGGCAAAAGGATTCATCAAACTCAGCAAAATGAGAATGCATCCTGAGACAAAGTACGGGGTGCGGCGCCCCTGCAAAAGAGCAGATAGCTGTGGAATGGTCATGTTTTATCCTTGGTCTTTCAAATCAATAAAGAAAATCGTAAACACGTGGTAACTAATGTCAAGTAGAAGCCGACTTGGAGTCGTTGGTTACAGTTGAAGAAGGCAGTATGCTTGTGATTGATTGATGAACGAAAGCTTTTGATCTTATGCCCAGAGAGCTTCATCCGGATCTCTTTGGCGACTCTTTGGTTTGCCAGTTCGCTGATGGCAGTATGGCGGAAGCCTTAGCAGTCTCCAAAGCAGACACGTTCCTTTAAGCAGCTTTTGCTTCCGGCGCTGGAGTAGGGGACTCAGCTGAAGTATTCGTGAAACTCACGAGTTTGGCCATATTGGCTGAATGCAGGTTTCGGAGATGCCCGTAGACTTTCATCGCCAAGGCACCACCGTCCTTATGGCCAAGCGATCTGGCTACCGTGGGTATGTCAACGCCAGATTCGATGCAGCGCGTTGCAAATAGATGTCGCAGATCGTGATGAGTAAAACGGGGGATAACAAGTTTCTTGCACGCACTGTCGATGGCTTTCTGGCATTCCCGAACTTTCATCACAGATTTATCGGCTGGTTCCTGAGCACGGTTGGCACGCATTTGGTTCAGGAGATTGACCATATCCGGTATCATCGGGACGCGTCGGGTCTCCCAATTCTTCGTTCCGGTTAAATCGTCTCCCCTCACCATTATCTCACCTTTGGCAAAATCGCAGTCACCCCAGGTAATTCCTGCCGCTTCGCTCTTCCTAAACCCTCCGAAAGCCAGAAATCGCACCAAGTCCGAGCAGTCGTGGCTGAATCTTCCACCCCCGTTCTCGATCTGCTCAACCAGTTTAAGGAATGCGCCTTGCTCGGGCAGGACTAGATACTTGGCCTTAACTTTGGCCTTTTTGATTGCCGAGGCCGGATTGTTATACCGGACTCCGATCGCCAAGAGGTGTCGAAGCGTGCCTACGGTGTTATTGAAAACGGAAACCGAATATTTGGAATGAAAAGCCTTTGCCCATTCTAAGCACTCCGCCTGTGAAATGGCTTTTATTTCCCGGTTCGATAGCCCAGGCCAACTCTTCAATAGCGCCTCAATGGTCTTCTGCCGATAAAGTTTCGCACCTGGTTTCAGTCTGGTATTGTGATCCAGTTCCTTTTTGTAAATAGCCAATGCGTCGCCAATCAGCATTTTGCCATTACCTGAGGATTGAGTTTCTGCAACCGCGCGTCGTGCTTTGGCAAAATCGCCCAGTTTCAACTGCGCCACAGAAAATACCTTTGTCTTTAAGGTTTTCCGAATTAACTTGCCCCAAACTTGAATGCGAGCAAAATAAACTCCAGATGGTAAGTAGCGCACCAAATTGGCAACTTTGGTCTTCTGCCACGGGGATTTTTTCTCCGTCCCAGACTCTTTCATGCTGGGAGTATCAAATGGGAGTATCAGATTGTCAGTTTAATCGTTGCGCGGAAGTGCGAGATAGCCTTATTTTACTATCGTTTTAGGGCCCATAGCTCAGTGGTTAGAGCAGGCGACTCATAATCGCTTGGTCGTAGGTTCAAGTCCTACTGGGCCCACCATTCCATCCGTGTTTCTAAAATCCGTGTTGTCGTCACTGCAACTGGGAGGATTTTCAGCCGTCAGATTGCGGGGGGAGGAAGAGTGTCGGCACCGAATTCGATCAAGTAGCAGTCAGATTGGCAGCTATGCTATCCAGGAGTCGTGTTTCCCAGTTGCGAAGGACCAGCACCGGCGGACCCGCTTGCTTGCTCACCACTTCGACCTCCGTTTGGGTTGGCGAAATGCTTCGAACCCAGATTCCAACATTCTCACCAAAGGTTGTTGGCCTCCACCCGCGTTTTGTAGAAATGTAGCCGCGACTTTTATCGGCGTTCAAAACATAAAGATCCCCTGTTTGACTGGCGGCGATTGCTG encodes:
- a CDS encoding site-specific integrase, encoding MAQLKLGDFAKARRAVAETQSSGNGKMLIGDALAIYKKELDHNTRLKPGAKLYRQKTIEALLKSWPGLSNREIKAISQAECLEWAKAFHSKYSVSVFNNTVGTLRHLLAIGVRYNNPASAIKKAKVKAKYLVLPEQGAFLKLVEQIENGGGRFSHDCSDLVRFLAFGGFRKSEAAGITWGDCDFAKGEIMVRGDDLTGTKNWETRRVPMIPDMVNLLNQMRANRAQEPADKSVMKVRECQKAIDSACKKLVIPRFTHHDLRHLFATRCIESGVDIPTVARSLGHKDGGALAMKVYGHLRNLHSANMAKLVSFTNTSAESPTPAPEAKAA